The window ATAACAAAATATGACAAACTGCTAAAAATGTACTTGGCAAACCTTATGCAAGTATGGCTGCAATCTATATGACAAAAATTATGTATCGCTGACGCCCAACAAAACAAAAGGGTATACAAATGTAAGCCACACATATACTACAACTTATTCCTTGTATCAGCTACAGCATACTTCAACCACTAACAAAAGCtacaaaatcaaagaaaaaaatgcCTCACTACTCTCACAGTTTCGCACACAATTCAAATTAAACAGCAAGAATAAAAAAGCAGTTAAAAGCAAGAGCGGCTATATGACTTGACAAAAAGACAACCAACACTGTGCTAGAATGACCACATTGACATGaaaactttataatataaacaagaaagCTAAAAGCACGGACCCCAGCTTGTCTATACACCAGCTACTGCTTGATGATGTTTGCAGGAATGCATCCAGAACTGTCGATTATCAGGTTTTATTTATCTGAGTTAAGATTGATATTGACCTGTGATTGGGAGTTATCATCAGAACTAATCTCTTTTTGTTGCTTATCCTTTTTCTCGAATCGGCCACCACATCCCCTGCTTCTTCTTAGTGCATGCAGATGTCTTGATTCGTGCAAATATGGCTGCTAAAATTTCATAAATATCAGATCCCGGTATTTAGTGAAAATAAGCATCAGAACATTGTagcggtggcaattttgattcatttaagtattaaaataagcaAAAAGTCAGTTTTAAAGCATTTCTAGAACATATGGTTGACGAGAAGGGTCGAAAGTCGCCAAAAGTGTTAtcattaaaaagttataatctAAGTTTAACATAAATATCGTAAAACATGGGATAAATTTCATGTattaatcaaaattatataaagaacAAAAGGTGGTGACTGGATGCCAAGCAAATGTCAGGTTTTGTGAAGGCCTTGGGCTTTGTAGCTTAAGGCCTGTCTGTTTAGGAAGCCCATTGGGTTTCCTTGTTCACCAAGCAAGAAACCCTAGACTGTTCTCTATATATATCCTAGCCTATGCATTGTAATTTTTGTACTGAGCTAATAAAAACCCTAGTTGCAGctgtggattagttcacacacatTGTGAGAGATACCACGTTAATTCTCgtgttctttattttttctgttttgcttccgctgtgcaacctgttcctaacaagtggtatcagagctaggTTTGATTCGACTCTGTTTTTTGCTCGTGGCTGCTGTATGTTTCGCGATTAGGGTTCCGACTCTGTTTTTTGCTCGAGGCTGCTGTATGTGTCGCGATTAGGGTTCTGTTCTGTTCCCTCGTTCACTGGTTTTTCTACAGCCGCCGACCTGCTGTTATTTTCGGATCTGTACCTGCTGATTTACTGTTGTTTCTTGCTGCTGCTGTTGATCAGCTGCTGATTGCTGCTGTTCACCGCTGATTTGCTGTAATTGCAGCTGTTCACTGCTGTTCTGCTGCTGCTGTTCGTTGTTAGTTCCTGTTGGAACTGCCGCTGCTGATTCTTCTTGACTCAATCAGATTCTAGGGTTTGGTTTGCGGCTGTGTTTTGCCGCTGTTCCACCTGCTCCCATCACCACCAGCCGCCGACACCTTTTGATTGCTTCAGATCTGTATATCTGTTCAAATATTCCGATTGAGGTATTTTGTTCGGttgtatttgtttgaattttggtCAGTGTTTGCGATTAAGGTTTCTGAATTTTGCGGATTTTGgtgttgattgattgattggaaGATATAAGGTGGTtgttattggtttttttttcttgtttgcttctTGTTGACGGGTGTTTGTCAACTAAGTTGAAGCCGGGTAACTTTGGTCATTTATTCTTCGTTTGTCGTTATGGCTGAAGACGGGAAGTTTGTGATTGAAAAGTTCGACGGTTCGGATTATAGTTGGTGGAAAATGCAGATTGAAGCATTACTTGGTCAAAAGGATTACTTGGTCAAAAGGATCTGGACATAGTTCTTGGTAAAAAACCGGAGAAGATGAATGAAGGACAGACAGCTCTTTGGGATACGAAAGATAAGAAAGCGAGAGGGGTTATTACACTGAGTTTGACGAGAAACGTGGCTTACAACATCATGTCTGAAACTATTGCCAGTGGTATGGTGTCGGCGTTGTCAAACATGTATGAGAAACCGTCTGCTGCTAATAAGGTATTCCTGATGAGAGAGTTGTTTAATATGAGAATGAAGGAGGGGAGCTCAGTTACCGTGCACATAAACGATCTAAATTCTATTCTGACCAGATTGTCATCTGTGGGAACGAATTTCGATGAAGAGACCAAGGTTGTACTATTGCTATCTTCACTACTGATAGTTGGTCTGGGACTGTAACGGCTGTTACAAGCTCGGTGGGAGCTGACGGGATGACTTTTGAAAAGATTCGCGACTTGGTACTGGGTGAAGACATTCGCCGAAGAAGTGCAAAGGGTGGGTCTTCTTCTGATTTGTTACATGTTAGCAGGGGAAGAAATAATAGCAGAGATAGTGGGAGCAGCAAAGGTCAGGGCAGGAGCTCGTCTAGGGCTCGTCCGAGTGTGCGATGTTGGGACGTGAACGAGACTGGACATTACAGGAGTCAATGTCCGAATAAGGAGTCAATGTCCGAATAAGAATTCTCCGAAAAAGAAGTCTGATGGATTGAACACTGCAACAGCAAGCGACTCCGAAGATGATGTCTTGATGATGTGTGTTGAAAGCAGTGTGGATTCATGGGTCATGGATTCCGGTGCATCATTCCATAGTACCCATAGCAATGATTGCATGCGAAATGTTAAAAAGGGCGATTTTGGCAAGGTTAGGTTGGGAAACGGTGAAATTCTTGATGTGACTGGCATGGGGGATTTGGATCGAAATAAGCAAAAAGTCAGTTTTAAAGAATTTCTAGAACACATGGTTGACAAGAGGGGTCGAAAGTTGCCAAAAGTGTTatcattaaaaaagttataatctaAGTTTAACATAAATATCGTAAAACATGGTATAAATTTCATGTattaatcaaaattatataaagaacAAAAAGGTGGTGACTGGATGCCAAGCAAATGTCGGGTTTTGTGAAGGCCTTGGGCTTTGTAGCTTAAGGCCTGTCTGTTTAGGAAGCCCATTGGGTTTCCTTGTTCACCAAGCAAGAAACCCTAGACTGTTCTCTATATATATCCTAGCCTATGCATTGTAATTTTTGTACTGAGCTAATAAAAACCCTAGTTGCAActgtggattagttcacacacattctgtgagataccacgttaattctcgtgttctttattttttctgttATGCTTCCGCTGTGCAACCTGTTCCTAACAGCAAAGCAACCAAAACTCTGTAGATCCATTACTAAACCCACTCATTTTGTCACCTTGAAGATTTTGCATAAAATTGATTGGTAGACCTAAAAGCATGTCAGAAAATTTGGTGCACGACACATGGCATGTTCAGTGACTAAGATTCGGAGAGAGAAATTACATAGAATTCTTTCTCCCTGAATCTTAAATACTCATCATGTCATGTGTCAAAGACTCAAAGAGGGAATTTGCATAAAGTCATTTAGGCATATTTATAGGCCAACCAAATTAAGtcacatttatcatttttcctTGGTGGATATGTCAACCAGAGAAGACCCATGATTGGTACAACAACCTGATGCGCAGATGCTTCATGTTGTCACTAATCATGTCTTAACCTATATAAACTTCATAAGGAGTGATCCATTAGTTTTCCCAGGTGAAGTCAGACCAAGAGGCTACTTTCTATTTAGTGACATCCACAGGGGTTCTACCTTAAATGAGGTGCTTATGTGGGGTAATTGTTTTAGCCAGTTGACCATGGTTATTCTTAGGCTTAGAGATTTAACTATGTAATATTGAGTGTTTAAACTATCAATAGAAGTCACAATGAGTCATCCTTTAATTGTCCAGGTAAAGTCAGACCCACTAATTGAACATGGTTATTCTAAGGCTTAGAGAACTAGCTAACTTATACATTTATCTCAACCCATAGCTCAAGTCTACAACGAATATACATGAGAACTCACAAGCATTATAAATATCTAGAACAAATGGGAATTAAGGGTTAACTAGTTTGTATGTCAGTATAAAAATACTTCATTTCGAGAGAGGTCCAACAGTTCGACAATCACGCCCCTTACTATGTGCTCCCCAGAAAAGGATACTTTCAGTTCAGCAGTTAGTAAAGATATAAAATTTTGGCTATACTAACGATATTGTTGAGTTGTGAATTCTAAATTGTCGCACAATGTTACTAAATCCACCATGCATGCAAGAGAACCAAGGAACCTATGCCTAATTGGGCACCCTGCACATAAAGAAACTTCATCCTACTTCTGAATTTAACAACATAACCCTTTTGGCTCTTTCTTATCATATAACCTTAATCCGAGATTGACTCACTAGTCTTGCTGCAGATGTAGCTCATGAGTTAACCACACCAGGTTCTTACAGGACTACATGCAAGTGATACACAAGATGTAAATTCTTCTATACCTTTCTATTCCTGTGAGCTTTATTTTCAGATTCAGCTTTTGCACGACACTGTCTACGCCGCAAAATGCCATGATATTGTTTAGCATTAACAAATACAGGCTCTTCGACTGAATCAGATGGTAGAGGTACACCAGCTTGCTGAATTCCCAATAAATGATGGTGGACCTGGAGAAGTGGGTAGATATATAATTCCCTTTTAGTATGAGCATGACCTGAATCTTAACTAGATAGTTATGTTCAAAACATTACGAAATTTCAAGTTATGTTTGGTCGCTAATTGGTCAATCAACTTTAATACATTTGAACCCAGAAAGTAGCAAGTCAAATGAGTTGAACAGGTCAACAGGGTTGATAATTGCCCAAGatatagttttaatttttaatgcataaaaactCCAACATCATGTTATCTAAATATTTGGACATGAAAAAACTAGAActttcatcatcatatataacTAACaagtatttataatatattttattagaaGAAGAGGTGTTTCAGGTAAACGTCCACCCAGTCCCTTTTACCATCACCCAAAGCCATCTGCCCATTCTGCCACCTATGAAGACCAGCGTTGGAATGACACATAAAGGTATTATACCATAGGTTGCACCGGATACGGCTGAGTCGGGTATGGTTGTGTTTCAAACGGATTGAACACACTTCTGTAGTAAGGATCTGGATAAGGATATGCTGCTTGCCCCTGACATAATAGACACTATTCCCTTCaacaataaagaaaagaaaaaaggtagTGACAAACTTATTATGACGAAATTCAGTTAAAGTTCAAATGCAAATACGAACTCTTTTACTTTTTCTAATTTTCGTATCATGTCATATGAAAAAATAATGGTCTTGTTCAAAAAATCAGACAATAGTTTTTATTAATGTGAAGGTAAAACAGAATAAGCTGATGTTACCAAATGAGCGAAAGTTATGAAAAAATCAGGATAGCATAATGCCTTTTCAGCAATTTAAAAGATACCAAAGTTGGGTATTGCATTGAAGGATGAGATATGCCACATGCAGGAGGAGATgaagactgaatctgaccatcCAATTGGCTTTGGCCGATCTCACTTTCACTATTATCTGTTCATAATCGGATACATAAATGTGAGTTATACTTAGACACCAGCATTACACATGTTTAGAAACAAAGTCTATGAAAACAACTAGCAAAAGCTGACGACCTGGACTGGGTTATGTCTTGCCACAATAAAATACCCAGATGAGCAACTAACAACGAAAGGGTCAAACGGGAAAGGAGGTTAGCTGGGTTAAAAGCTGgtaaattagtatatatatgcataGAATCTCTATGTCAAAAAGTGCATAGaatcttccaaaacactttttttttatagattgatATAGTAATAAGACAAATGTTACATTCTCCTATCGGACAGTGacacttggaaaaatccatacaCCTAGAAAACTTAACACCTCAACATTCACTAGCAAGTGTCCCATAAAAGAATTTATGAGACATTAACCGGCTTAATTAATCCACGCCCGCTTTAACCAATAACTACTCATTGCAACCCAGACACAATTTAAACCCAATGCTCTTGACCAGCCCATTTTCCACCTTATGACCACTAATATCCACACTAATTTCAACAAGGACTCAGAAACAAGGATGGTACCAGAAACTATTCTAAGAGAGGGTAAAACTTAAAGGGAAAAGTAGACATCAAAGCTAGAGGgcatttttgattatttatttaacaataacTCGTATTAAATATATCGTTGTTATTTGGCACTCCAAGGGGCAATGGCCCACCCTGTCCACCCTCTAGTACCGCCACTGCTGAGAAGTGAGAAATACATAAACATAGCTTTCAAGGTAGTTGTACTAGAGTACTAAATATAATGTATTTATTGACCagcaattaaataataatacggGCTTCTTTTCCATACCCATTCtttgttttaattttcttcCTACCTTCTCATTTTGAACAATTACCAGAGTATTTTATGGTTTCCCGAACATCTTTCATGTCATATAAATTTGGTTGTAACTCATATAATTAACAATGTAATTAATATTCAGACATTTTCAGAGACTACTACCACAAAACTTGAAAACCTCGTGGAGCGAttacacaaaataaataaaattacaacaaTGTGGAAATCTGTATGAAGAATATGCAATTAGCACAATAAAGAAGCAAAAGCAACAACAATTAGTATTATTCCAAgtacataataaataaacataaatcgGGGTATATACCAGAAACCTCGGGAGCTGAGGAGGACATGATGCTGCCTCGCACACAGATTTGATAAACTAGAACCTGCATTAAAATGGCAAAAATTGGCTGTCATAAAACAAATTACTAATACTAAAAAGGTAAGAGACCTGAAACAATGTTTCAGATATTGTAGATAACAAATGTGCCCAAACTTGAATATGGATTAGAAAAAACAAGTAatgacatattttttttatttaataaaccaCTCTTGCTTAGGAATTGAAAAAATGGGATTGAAGTCAAAATATTCGAGTAA is drawn from Erigeron canadensis isolate Cc75 chromosome 9, C_canadensis_v1, whole genome shotgun sequence and contains these coding sequences:
- the LOC122582958 gene encoding nuclear transcription factor Y subunit A-7-like isoform X2 is translated as MSSSAPEVSDNSESEIGQSQLDGQIQSSSPPACGISHPSMQYPTLGQAAYPYPDPYYRSVFNPFETQPYPTQPYPVQPMVHHHLLGIQQAGVPLPSDSVEEPVFVNAKQYHGILRRRQCRAKAESENKAHRNRKPYLHESRHLHALRRSRGCGGRFEKKDKQQKEISSDDNSQSQVNINLNSDK
- the LOC122582958 gene encoding nuclear transcription factor Y subunit A-7-like isoform X1; amino-acid sequence: MSSSAPEVSDNSESEIGQSQLDGQIQSSSPPACGISHPSMQYPTLGQAAYPYPDPYYRSVFNPFETQPYPTQPYPVQPMVHHHLLGIQQAGVPLPSDSVEEPVFVNAKQYHGILRRRQCRAKAESENKAHRNRKQPYLHESRHLHALRRSRGCGGRFEKKDKQQKEISSDDNSQSQVNINLNSDK